In Populus nigra chromosome 1, ddPopNigr1.1, whole genome shotgun sequence, one genomic interval encodes:
- the LOC133701450 gene encoding WRKY transcription factor 44-like, whose translation MSEVSPTRETSMETEEDKEEQQQQQHTDRGRRRLVLPEDGFEWKKYGQKFIKNIGKFRGYFRCQKRNCMAKKRAEWSNPENLRIVYEGSHSHASSTQDSSSASSQGTPSSSAANQYNLYTQLFGNQPASSTHDQDHT comes from the exons ATGAGTGAAGTTTCTCCGACCAGAGAAACCTCCAT GGAAACTGAGGAGGACAAAgaagagcagcagcagcagcagcatacAGATCGAGGAAGGCGGAGATTGGTGCTGCCAGAAGATGGGTTTGAATGGAAGAAATATGGCCAAAAGTTCAtcaaaaatattggaaaattCAG gGGCTATTTTAGATGCCAGAAGCGAAATTGTATGGCGAAGAAGAGAGCAGAATGGTCCAACCCAGAAAACCTTCGAATAGTATACGAGGGATCACACAGCCATGCCTCGTCTACACAAGATTCTTCTTCTGCTTCCTCACAAGGGACTCCTTCTTCCTCAGCTGCAAACCAGTACAACTTGTACACTCAACTCTTTGGAAACCAACCGGCTTCAAGCACGCACGATCAAGATCACACTTGA
- the LOC133701365 gene encoding chaperonin 60 subunit beta 2, chloroplastic: MASTFTAMSSAGTLAAPNARAMDRKFAFSSNKLSSFASISASRFGRPQNVVLPRLRSLKVNAAKELHFNKDGSAIRKLQTGVNKLADLVGVTLGPKGRNVVLESKYGSPKIVNDGVTVAKEVELEDPVENIGAKLVRQAAAKTNDLAGDGTTTSVVLAQGLIAEGVKVVAAGANPVLITRGIEKTSRALVNELKLMSKEVEDSELADVAAVSAGNNYEVGNMIAEAMSKVGRKGVVTLEEGKSADNSLYVVEGMQFDRGYISPYFVTDSEKMAVEYDNCKLLLVDKKITNARDLIAILEDAIKGGYPVVIVAEDIEQEALATLVVNKLRGALKIAALKAPGFGERKSQYLDDIAILTGGTVVREEVGLALDKVGSEVLGHASKVVLTKDTTTIVADGSTQEAVNKRVAQIKNLIEAAEQDYEKEKLNERIAKLSGGVAVIQVGAQTETELKEKKLRVEDALNATKAAVEEGIVVGGGCTLLRLASKVDAIKDSLENDEEKVGADIVKRALSYPLKLIAKNAGVNGSVVSEKVLASDNPKFGYNAATGNYEDLMAAGIIDPTKVVRCCLEHASSVAKTFLMSDCVVVEIKEPESVPAGNPMDNSGYGY, encoded by the exons atggcaTCAACGTTTACTGCCATGTCCTCAGCTGGAACCTTGGCTGCTCCTAATGCCCGTGCTATGGATAGGAAGTTTGCATTTTCTTCAAACAAGTTGTCATCTTTTGCTTCCATTTCTGCAAGTCGATTTGGTAGACCACAGAATGTAGTTCTACCAAGATTGCGTTCTCTCAAGGTTAATGCGGCCAAGGAGCTTCATTTCAACAAGGACGGGTCAGCAATTAGGAAATTGCAA ACTGGTGTGAACAAGCTTGCAGATCTAGTTGGGGTTACCCTTGGACCTAAAGGCCGGAATGTTGTTCTTGAGAGCAAGTACGGTTCACCTAAAATTGTCAATGATGGTGTGACTGTTGCTAAAGAG GTTGAATTGGAGGATCCAGTTGAGAACATTGGTGCTAAGCTAGTGAGACAAGCTGCTGCCAAGACAAATGACTTGGCTGGTGATGGGACCACAACATCTGTTGTTCTTGCACAGGGCCTTATTGCAGAAGGTGTCAAG GTTGTGGCTGCTGGCGCAAACCCTGTTTTAATCACTAGAGGCATTGAAAAGACCTCAAGAGCTCTTGTAAATGAACTTAAATTGATGTCAAAAGAG GTTGAAGACAGTGAACTTGCAGATGTGGCCGCTGTTAGTGCAGGGAACAACTATGAAGTTGGGAATATGATTGCGGAAGCTATGAGCAAAGTTGGTAGGAAGGGAGTGGTGACTCTTGAAGAGGGAAAAAGCGCTGATAATAGTCTCTATGTCGTTGAGGGAATGCAGTTTGACCGTGGTTATATCTCACCTTACTTCGTCACTGATAGTGAAAAAATGGCAGTTGAATATGATAACTGCAAG TTGCTTCTTGTTgacaagaaaataacaaatgcTAGAGATCTCATTGCTATTTTGGAAGATGCAATTAAAGGTGGATATCCAGTTGTAATAGTTGCTGAAGACATTGAGCAAGAAGCTTTAGCTACTCTTGTTGTCAATAAGCTTAGGGGTGCTTTGAAGATTGCTGCCCTCAAAGCTCCTGGTTTTGGGGAGCGAAAGAGCCAGTACCTTGACGACATTGCTATTCTGACTGGAG GAACTGTTGTTAGAGAAGAGGTGGGGCTTGCCTTGGACAAAGTAGGCAGTGAGGTCCTGGGACATGCTTCTAAAGTGGTTCTTACCAAGGATACAACCACCATTGTTGCTGATGGAAGCACCCAAGAAGCAGTAAATAAGAGAGTTGCACAGATTAAAAATCTTATTGAG GCTGCTGAACAAGACTATGAAAAGGAGAAGCTCAATGAAAGAATTGCAAAACTGTCAGGTGGTGTTGCGGTGATACAG GTTGGAGCACAAACCGAAACAGAgcttaaagaaaagaaactgaGAGTTGAAGATGCTCTAAATGCAACCAAG GCTGCCGTTGAGGAAGGTATTGTGGTTGGTGGTGGATGCACCCTGCTGAGACTGGCATCAAAGGTGGATGCCATCAAGGACAGCCTTGAGAATGATGAAGAAAAG GTTGGAGCAGACATTGTAAAGAGAGCTCTGAGCTACCCCTTGAAATTAATAGCCAAGAATGCTGGTGTTAATGGAAGTGTGGTCAGCGAGAAG GTGCTTGCAAGTGACAATCCTAAGTTTGGATACAATGCTGCAACTGGAAATTATGAAGATCTGATGGCTGCTGGAATCATCGATCCAACGAAG GTGGTCAGATGTTGCCTGGAGCATGCATCATCCGTAGCAAAGACTTTCTTGATGTCAGATTGTGTAGTTGTTGAGATTAAGGAGCCCGAATCAGTGCCTGCTGGCAACCCCATGGACAACTCAG GATATGGGTATTAA